CTCTGGCGCAGGTCGTCGGTGATCTCGCTCGCGAGCTTGCGGGCGCGCTCGGTCGACGACGCGAGCGAGCGGACGAGCCCGGCGAGCAGCGCGCTCACCACGATGCCGCCGAACAGCAGTATCCACGGCAGCGCGCGATCGGTCGGCGTCATGAAGTCGCGTGAGACACCCTCGAAGCGCATCTTCCAGCGCCGGCCGCCGCTGGAGAGCGGCGTTTCGCGCAGGAAGTAGTCGCGATCGGTGACGCTGAAGGGATGCGACGCCGCCTTGTCGTGCAGCAGGTACTCGGTCGTGCCGGCGCCGACGTTGCGCGCGCCGGCGATGTCGGACGCTTCGTACACGCGGATCGCGAGCGGCGCGAGCGCGGCGTGCGCGAGCAGGTCGCCGACTACGTCGCGCACCAGCAGCGTCGCGCTCAGCGCGCCGGTGAACGCCGCGCGCCGCTCTTCGACGGTACCGTGAGGCATGCCGTCACGGTAGACCGGCACGCGCACGCTGACGGCGGGAGAGCGCGTGGGGTCGGAGACGAGGGTCAGGCGCCCGGACAGCACGGGCTCGTTGAGATCGCGTGCCCGCTCGACCGACTCCCTGCGCTCTTCGGCGAGGAGGTCGAGCCCGAACGTCGGCTCGCGCCCGCGGCTCGGCTCGCTGTACAGGACCGGCATGTACTCGGCGCGTTCCCCGGGCGGCCGGATCGCGAAGCCGGGGTAGCCCGCGCGATCGACCGAGCGGTCGTTGCGCACCTTCTCGATCAGCTCGGGCAGCTTCGCGGCGGGGACCAGCGGCGCATAGTTGACCGCGCGTATGCTGGGGTGGCGCTCGCGCAGGTTGAGGCCTTCGACGTACTGCCTGAAGTCCTCGCGCGACACCTCATCGGAGGCGCGGAAGAGGCCCTGCGCGCCGAGCATGACGTCGTAGGTGCTGAGCAGCCGGGTGTGTATCGCACCGGCCGTATCGGCGATGGCGGCGTCGATCTTGGCGTCGGCGTCCTGATGGATCCTTTGATCCGCAAGGCTCCAGGACAGCAACGCGATGGCGGTGCCTGCGGCGAAGACGCCCCACGCCAGCGCGGTCGGCGACACGTGCAGCGCAAGCTTCCCCCAGTTCACGGCCAAGACATCTCTCCCTCGGCGCGCCATTCGTTCTTATTGTGCGCACGGACGTGGTCGGCGCCCGTCCGGCAAAATGTACGCGGTTGCCGGCACTTTACGCGATCGCGCCTCGGGCGTGCGCGATTATGGGGTCATCGTCAGCGAAGTAATCGAGAATTTGTTGCGGATTCGACTCACGCGGGCGTCTTGCCGTAGCCGGTCTCCATCAGGCGCTTGAAAGCGGCGAGGTCGGCGCGGATGTCGGCGCCCTTGCCGAGGAGCTTCGCCAGCGAGCCGCCGATCGAGCCGGTCGGAGGGTCGTAGAGCAGCTCCACCGTTACGCGCGTGCCGCCGTCTTCGGGATCGAAGCGCACCGAACCGGCGTTGTAGACGTCGGAGGTATCGAGCGAGCGCCATGCGAGGCAGTGATTGGGACGCTCGTCGATGATCTCCGATTCCCATTCGATCTCGCCGTCGGGTCCGGCGGCCGTCCAGTGCGAGCGCTGACCGTCGATCACGCGCACGCGCTTGACGTGCGGCATCACGCGCGGCAGGTTGGCGAGATCGCGCCAGAACGCATACAGCGCTTCGGGAGGCGCGGCGACGCTGATGCTCTCCGCGATGTGCACCGGGGCCGCACGGCGCTCCGAGAGCTCGTCGCTGCAATAGACGTCGAGCGCGGTGATGCCGGCCACGGCGCCGAAAGCCGCACCGAGACGCGCGCCGCGGCTCGCGGACATCGGCGCGGCGGCGGCGAGACATACCAGGTCGATGGCGTCGCCGGCCACGCGCGCCTTGAGCCACGGCGCCGGATTGCGCTGCGTGATGATGCCGAGCCCGCAGGCGAGCTCGCGGACGCCCATCAGGCGCATGAACGTCGGCGCCGGCGGCAGTCCCGCGAGCCGGCACACCGTGCGCGGCGCGATGATCTGCGCGAGGCCGATCCCTACGCTCAACCAGCCGAGCCCGCGCGCCAGGCCGTCGACGTGGGGTTCACGGTATGCGCGCGTTTTGCGGGAGGACGTCATTTGAGCTCCTGATAGTGCGAGTCGCACGCTCGGTGCAACCGACGTGCCGTTTATCGTGAAACGTGAGCCGTGAAATGTGAAACGTCAAGAGCCGTCGCTGACGTGGGCTGCCTTCACGACTTTGCGCCACTTGTCCAGATCGTTGCGGTAGTAAGTCTTGAACTTCGCGGCGTCGCCGCCTTCGGCTTCGACACCGAGCGCGCTGAAACGCTCGCGAGTCTCCGGAACGGCGAGTATCTTGCCGACGTCCGCGGCGATCTTGTCGACGATCCGCGGCGGCATGCCGCGGGGCCCGAAGAGACCGTACCACACGTTCACTTCGAAGCCGGGAACGCCCGACTCCGCGATCGTCGGCACGTTCGGGAGCTGAGGCGAGCGCTTGAGACCGCTCGTCGCCAGCGCTCTCACCTTGCCTGCACGGATCATCGGCAGGTTGACCGGAATGCCGCCGAGGTAGAACGACAGCGCCCCGCTCATCAGGTCGTTCTGCGCCGCGGGTCCGCTCTTGTACGGCACGTGCAGCAGCTTCACCCCCGCCATGAGCGCGAAGAGCTCGCCGGCGAGATGGTCCGAGCTGCCGTTGCCGCCGCCCGAACCGTAGCTCACTTCGCCCGGCTTCGCCTTCGCGAGAGCGATCAGGTCCTTCACCGAATTCACCGCTGAGGACGGGCTCACGACGAGCGCATTGTGCCGCGACGAGATCTGCGTGAGCGGCTCGAGGTCGCGCAACGCGTCGAACGGCAGCTTGCGGTAATAAGACGCGGCGATGGCGACGCTGCTCGAACCGAAGAGGATGGTGTAACCGTCGGGCACCGCTTTCGCGACCACGTCCATGCCGAGCGTGCCGCCCGCGCCGCCGCGGTTGTCGACGATGACCGGCTGCCCCCACGCTTCGTTCATCTTCTGCGCGAGCACGCGCGCGACGATGTCCATGCTGCTGCCCGGCCCGATGTGCACGACCATGCGCACCGGCCTCGTCGGAAACGTTTGTGCCGACGCGCCCGCACACACAGCCAGCCCGACTGCCGCCGCGAACGCGCGCATCCGCTTTTTCGTCACCGCATCACCCGTCACCGTTTCATCCGTCACTTTCTCCTTCAAGCAAGCTCCGACGGTCTGACCGTCATCCACGCCCGCCCGTTCTGCCGGCGCACCACCACCTCGTCGCGCGTCGGATTCGTCACGTAGGTGAGATAGCACCGATCGCGCACCGACGACAACACCTGCGGGCGCAGTATCGCCGCGTTGTCGCCGGGGCCGCGCGCCGAGCGCACGAGCACGCCGCTCTGGCTCTGATCGTGGAGGTAGCGTCCGAGCGCGTGGGTGTACGCATAGCTCGCGCGATCCACGAGCTGCGGGAACCGGGCTTCCCCGCCCCTCAGGTCCATGACGATCGCATCGCAGCGCACGTCGAAAACGCGGCGCTCGCCGACGATCTCGCGATCTTCCCCTTTGAAGCTGTCGTCGATGAAGCGGCGCCAATGGTAAATCGATTCGGGCACCGTGGTCTCCATCTCGAGCGAACCGTACCACACGCCGTAATGCAGGCCGTCCGAGAAACGCGTCTGCTGCCAGTGGTGAGGCACGAACGGATAAGTAATGACCGCGCCATAGTCGAAAGGGCGCGTCACCAGCGGCGCGGCGCTCGCGATGTAATCCTGGCTCTCGGCGGCGATCGCGACCGACCAGTCCGCCGCGTCCGCCGACAGATCGTCGAAGAGCGCCTGCGATTCGCGGATCGTCTTGATGTTGCGCGCGAGGTCGCCGTGGTAATCCACCGCGCTGCGGATCAGGTCCTGGAACACGTATCGCGCCTAGCGGCCCCGCTCGAAGTCGAGATAGCGGCGCACCGCGAGCATGCCCTCGAAGCCGTAGCGCTTGATGACGTCGAGCGGCGAGGCGCCGTCGAAGCGGCGGTTGGGCGCCGCTATCCAGCGGTACGCGAGGTCGCGGTCGTGCGGGAAGATGATGCGCAGCGACTTGTGGATGCCCAGGAGGTGCCCGGCGCGCGAGATGAGGTCGGCGCTGTCGGCGAGCGGCTCGCCGCGGCGATAGCGGGCGAGCGTCGAGCGCGACCCCGGCGACAACCCGAGGAGCGCGGCCTGATCCGCCGCGCTCAGGCCCCAATGGTCGAACAGCGCGACGACCAGTTTCGCCAGGCGCGTGCGCGCCTCGCGATCGCGAAGGTCGGGGTAAGCGGCGGGTTGCTCCTGCAGCGCCGCCGTGGGCTTGCTGGCGCTGATGTCGTGCTCCGTATCAAATGGCACGTCCATCGTATCTAATGGAACGCACGCCTGTCAACCCGCGCAGCTGACGCGGTGCGTTACGGCGGTCGCCCCACGCACCCTGCGTCCGCCCGGAGCGCACCGCCGGAGAGCCGCGAAGGTGGAAGGGAAGGGAGGAGCGCGAGGAGGGAAACCGTCCGGTTTCCCTCCTCGGTGTTCACCGCGCGCAGCCTGCGCGGGAATTCGGGCTACCGCCCGAATATCCCGCGCAGGATGTTGATCCCCTGCTCCACCGGGGTCCCGCCAGGTATCGGCGACGCCGGCGCGGCCGGTTGCTGTGCCTGCTGCTCGGGCGCCGCCGCCGGCGCGCCGCGGCCGCCGGCGCGGCGCGAGCCGCCCGACGCATCGCCTTCCGCGAGCATCGTCATCCCGGTCGACTTCAGCCGCACCTTCACGGCGTACTCCTGCACCCACGTCTGTTTCGGGTCCTTCGGCCGCGGCGGATGCACCACGTTGAGCTCGTCCCCGTACGCGATGAAGTTGAGCATCGCGCCTTCGCTCTTGAAGATGCCGCCCGGCACCGCGCATTCGGTCGTCTGCGGCGTCATCACGACCTTCTCGCGGATGAGGCGCTGAACCTCGGCGGGCGGCAGGTAGTCCATCAGCACCTGCCCCATCTCCTGCACCTCGCTCGACGACCACATCACCATGTCGTTCTGCTGCTCGCCCTGCCCCACCGCGGTGGCGAAGTAACCGATCGCGGTCGGGATCGACTGCCACTTGACCTGGAACGCGCCCGCGCCCGTCTTGCGGATCGGATCGAACGCGACCGGCGCCATGAAGTCGTGGCCGTTGTCGATC
This genomic window from Burkholderiales bacterium contains:
- a CDS encoding SRPBCC family protein translates to MTSSRKTRAYREPHVDGLARGLGWLSVGIGLAQIIAPRTVCRLAGLPPAPTFMRLMGVRELACGLGIITQRNPAPWLKARVAGDAIDLVCLAAAAPMSASRGARLGAAFGAVAGITALDVYCSDELSERRAAPVHIAESISVAAPPEALYAFWRDLANLPRVMPHVKRVRVIDGQRSHWTAAGPDGEIEWESEIIDERPNHCLAWRSLDTSDVYNAGSVRFDPEDGGTRVTVELLYDPPTGSIGGSLAKLLGKGADIRADLAAFKRLMETGYGKTPA
- a CDS encoding tripartite tricarboxylate transporter substrate binding protein — its product is MRAFAAAVGLAVCAGASAQTFPTRPVRMVVHIGPGSSMDIVARVLAQKMNEAWGQPVIVDNRGGAGGTLGMDVVAKAVPDGYTILFGSSSVAIAASYYRKLPFDALRDLEPLTQISSRHNALVVSPSSAVNSVKDLIALAKAKPGEVSYGSGGGNGSSDHLAGELFALMAGVKLLHVPYKSGPAAQNDLMSGALSFYLGGIPVNLPMIRAGKVRALATSGLKRSPQLPNVPTIAESGVPGFEVNVWYGLFGPRGMPPRIVDKIAADVGKILAVPETRERFSALGVEAEGGDAAKFKTYYRNDLDKWRKVVKAAHVSDGS
- a CDS encoding RES family NAD+ phosphorylase gives rise to the protein MFQDLIRSAVDYHGDLARNIKTIRESQALFDDLSADAADWSVAIAAESQDYIASAAPLVTRPFDYGAVITYPFVPHHWQQTRFSDGLHYGVWYGSLEMETTVPESIYHWRRFIDDSFKGEDREIVGERRVFDVRCDAIVMDLRGGEARFPQLVDRASYAYTHALGRYLHDQSQSGVLVRSARGPGDNAAILRPQVLSSVRDRCYLTYVTNPTRDEVVVRRQNGRAWMTVRPSELA
- a CDS encoding antitoxin Xre/MbcA/ParS toxin-binding domain-containing protein — its product is MDVPFDTEHDISASKPTAALQEQPAAYPDLRDREARTRLAKLVVALFDHWGLSAADQAALLGLSPGSRSTLARYRRGEPLADSADLISRAGHLLGIHKSLRIIFPHDRDLAYRWIAAPNRRFDGASPLDVIKRYGFEGMLAVRRYLDFERGR